In a single window of the Debaryomyces hansenii CBS767 chromosome A complete sequence genome:
- a CDS encoding DEHA2A00748p (similar to uniprot|P48813 Saccharomyces cerevisiae YDR508C GNP1 High-affinity glutamine permease), whose amino-acid sequence MVLGSEKKLKPVISETRRGSSASGSECDNIPSVGVTKWDRFVDSFRRQHVQHGDEGKSLQKGISSRHLILMALVTGMGTGLFVGTGNILSTAGPLFLIVGYIIVGSFLYPTLQAAGELAVNYSELSGGYNNYPSKFIDESVAFAVTWIYCIEWLSTFALELVTASITIRYWDGDQKINPDVWVTIIFVIVVSLHFVGSKAYGEGEFVIGCLKVLMVTGFLIMSIVVNVGGGPEGKFIGGQYWHDPGYYTNFKGLCTVFVTGAFAFSQSEFVALSAAEQPNPRRAIPTACKLVFWRILILFLGSLIMVGLLVPMNSPELMGASGGGSNASPFVLAATLHGVTVVPHIINAVILLSVCSVASSSLYASSRTLQSLADQGYAPKYFNYIDRSGRPLRSLIACSIVGLFSYIAAYEKQETVFNWLLSISGLAQLFTWDVICISHIRFRQALKYNGISTDSLGYTSSTGIWGSVYAIVIHWLILIASFYTALFPVGSSTPDAQSFFQNYLGAIVLVFFYVCHKLWSRNWKFYVNICDIDINTDRTIFDEEILNLEKQEFQEKYNNDPWYKKLTTILL is encoded by the coding sequence ATGGTACTAGGCAgtgaaaagaaattgaagcCAGTGATTTCAGAAACCAGAAGAGGTTCTTCTGCATCGGGGTCAGAGTGTGATAATATTCCAAGCGTCGGCGTTACTAAGTGGGATAGATTTGTCGATAGTTTCAGAAGGCAACACGTACAGCACGGGGACGAAGGGAAGAGTTTACAGAAGGGTATTAGTTCAAGACATTTAATCCTTATGGCCCTTGTGACCGGGATGGGTACGGGGCTTTTCGTTGGTACAGGAAATATTCTAAGTACAGCAGGTccattatttttgattgtTGGTTATATTATAGTTGGATCATTCTTGTATCCAACTTTGCAAGCTGCCGGGGAGTTGGCAGTTAACTATAGTGAGCTTTCAGGTGGATATAACAACTATCCCCTGAAATTCATTGATGAATCAGTTGCATTTGCAGTAACTTGGATTTACTGTATCGAGTGGTTATCGACGTTCGCATTAGAACTAGTCACTGCCTCCATAACCATCAGATATTGGGATGGTGATCAGAAAATTAATCCAGATGTTTGGGTCACTATCATATTCGTGATAGTAGTTCTGCTTCATTTTGTCGGCTCCAAAGCTTACGGTGAAGGAGAATTTGTTATTGGATGCCTTAAAGTTCTTATGGTCACTGGATTTCTTATTATGTCCATTGTTGTTAATGTTGGTGGCGGTCCTGAAGGAAAATTTATTGGGGGACAATACTGGCATGATCCTGGATATTATACTAACTTCAAAGGTTTATGTACGGTATTTGTCACTGGTGCGTTTGCTTTCAGTCAATCTGAATTCGTTGCATTATCGGCGGCTGAACAACCAAACCCCAGAAGGGCCATTCCTACTGCGTGTAAATTGGTATTCTGgagaatattgatattatttttggGTTCTTTGATTATGGTCGGTCTTTTGGTTCCAATGAATTCCCCTGAATTGATGGGTGCATCTGGTGGTGGTTCAAATGCTTCTCCATTTGTTCTTGCTGCAACTTTACATGGGGTTACCGTAGTACCACATATAATCAATGCTGTTATCTTGCTTTCTGTTTGCTCCGTtgcttcatcatcattatatgCATCATCTAGAACTTTGCAATCGTTAGCTGATCAAGGATACGcaccaaaatatttcaattatattgaCAGATCAGGTAGACCCTTGCGCTCATTAATTGCGTGTTCTATTGTTGGATTATTTTCTTATATTGCAGCCTatgaaaaacaagaaacaGTCTTTAATTGGTTGTTATCCATCTCTGGATTGGCGCAACTTTTTACATGGGATGTTATTTGCATTTCGCATATTAGATTTAGACAAGCACTTAAATACAATGGGATTTCAACAGACTCCTTAGGATATACTTCTTCAACTGGTATCTGGGGTTCGGTATATGCCATTGTAATACACTGGTTGATTTTAATTGCTCTGTTTTATACTGCCTTGTTTCCGGTTGGATCTAGTACTCCAGATGCACAAAGCTTCTTTCAAAACTATCTCGGCGCAATCGTCTTAGTATTCTTTTATGTTTGTCATAAACTTTGGTCGAGAAATTGGAAGTTCTATGTCAATATATGTGATATTGACATTAATACTGATAGAActatatttgatgaagaaatattgaacttagaaaaacaagaatttcaagagaaatataataatgatccTTGGTATAAGAAACTTACGACTATACTCCTTTAA
- a CDS encoding DEHA2A00858p (similar to KLLA0D07414g Kluyveromyces lactis IPF 4910.1) → MATAATIDMADEVNPPLTYEPVDSDIPASKIYGTLKPNHNGLENKNLYELASKWIDAFNAIVKEIQNDPSEKNLDKLNSVIASHASWKDHLALSWDYRQFHDLDNIKDVAKNSFPSFKLKNFEIDTTADHRFDKAVGLQTIDKADETNSIPIQWVQIIVKFENEFGYGNGLIRLISVDEKDAPGGLKAFTIYTALENIKGNEETLGRSRPQGVNHGQNQGRISWLEKREKDFEWGSEKTPTVLIVGGGQGGLNVAARLKTMGIDCLIIEKNSKIGDNWRNRYKFLVLHDPVWYDHLAYIKFPDVWPVFTPKDKLGDWFEAYSKSMELSYWVNKTVSGADFDPVTGVWSVNIIDNDTGKLTNIKTKHIVMATGHSGEPNIPTFKDQDKFKGTIVHSSQHSTGKSFQGENAVVVGCCNSGHDIAQDFYEQGAKPILVQRSTTCVINSEIGLKVTTKGLYEEGGPKTETADLILQSMPVKLLNLVMQQQYRQTMILEKDLHESLKKSGFKTDSGYGGTGLFGKYYRRGGGYYIDVGCSKLIADDKIKVQQGKNIERFTENGLVFSDGTKIDNLAIVVLATGYSNMRDTARRIFGDKVADKLNPVWGLDDEGEINTMWRDSGHPKFWYMGGNLAVSRYFSKRLALKIIAQERGFDKSNS, encoded by the coding sequence ATGGCAACTGCTGCAACAATTGATATGGCCGATGAGGTTAATCCTCCATTGACTTACGAGCCCGTTGATCTGGATATCCCGGCTTCCAAAATTTATGGCACTTTAAAACCGAATCATAATGGgcttgaaaataaaaatttgtATGAGTTGGCCTCAAAATGGATTGATGCATTCAATGCAATTGTGAAAGAGATCCAGAATGACCCTTCTGAAAAAAACCTAGATAAATTGAACTCTGTTATTGCTTCGCATGCCTCGTGGAAGGATCATCTAGCTTTATCATGGGACTATCGTCAGTTCCATGATCTAGATAATATCAAAGATGTGGCCAAGaattcttttccttcttttaaattaaagaattttgaaattgatacTACTGCTGATCATAGGTTCGACAAGGCAGTTGGGCTTCAGACCATAGATAAAGCCGACGAGACCAATTCTATTCCCATTCAGTGGGTCCAGATTATTGTGAAGTTTGAGAACGAATTTGGTTACGGAAACGGACTTATTAGGTTGATCTCAGTTGATGAGAAGGATGCACCCGGTGGTTTAAAGGCATTTACTATATACACTGCTttggaaaatatcaaaGGTAATGAAGAAACCTTGGGAAGAAGTAGACCTCAGGGTGTAAACCATGGTCAAAACCAAGGAAGAATTTCATGGTTAGAAAAACGTGAGAAGGATTTTGAATGGGGTAGTGAAAAGACCCCTACAGTTTTGATTGTAGGAGGGGGTCAAGGTGGTTTGAATGTAGCTGCTAGGTTGAAAACAATGGGTATAGATTGCTTAATTATTGAGAAAAATAGTAAAATTGGAGATAATTGGAGAAATCGTTACAAGTTTTTAGTATTACACGATCCTGTTTGGTATGATCATTTAGCCTATATCAAATTTCCTGATGTTTGGCCAGTATTCACGCCTAAAGATAAATTGGGTGATTGGTTTGAAgcttattcaaaatctatGGAATTAAGTTATTGGGTTAATAAAACAGTATCTGGAGCTGATTTTGACCCAGTTACTGGTGTCTGGTCTGTCAATATCATAGACAATGATACAGGCAAATTGACGAATATTAAAACCAAGCACATAGTAATGGCAACAGGTCATTCGGGAGAGCCTAATATTCCCACATTTAAAGATCAGGACAAATTCAAAGGAACAATTGTTCATTCATCGCAACATTCTACTGGTAAATCCTTTCAAGGTGAAAACGCTGTAGTAGTGGGCTGCTGTAATTCTGGCCATGACATTGCTCAAGATTTCTACGAACAAGGGGCAAAGCCTATCTTAGTCCAAAGATCAACAACGTGTGTTATCAATTCAGAAATTGGCTTGAAAGTGACTACTAAAGGCTTGTACGAGGAAGGTGGACCAAAAACTGAAACGGCCGATTTAATCTTGCAGTCCATGCCCgtgaaattattaaactTAGTTATGCAGCAACAGTATAGGCAAACTATGATTCTTGAAAAGGACTTACATGAGTCACTTAAAAAATCTGGTTTCAAAACTGATAGTGGGTATGGAGGAACTGGtttatttggaaaatacTACAGAAGGGGTGGAGGTTACTACATTGATGTGGGATGTTCTAAATTAATTGCCGATGACAAAATTAAAGTACAACAAGGTAAAAATATCGAACGTTTCACTGAAAATGGTCTTGTTTTTTCTGACGGCACGAAGATTGATAACTTGGCTATTGTTGTATTAGCAACCGGATACTCTAATATGAGAGATACTGCTAGACGGATTTTTGGTGATAAGGTGGCTGATAAGCTTAACCCTGTTTGGGGTCTCGATGATGAAGGtgaaataaatacaatGTGGAGAGACTCGGGCCATCCAAAGTTTTGGTATATGGGTGGTAATCTAGCTGTGTCtagatatttttcaaagagactagcattgaaaattattgcaCAAGAAAGAGGATTTGACAAATCtaattcttga
- a CDS encoding DEHA2A00792p (similar to CA0276|IPF15015 Candida albicans IPF15015), with translation MKFGPKTTRKILLVLVLLFTLTGLLWTSKKATVKYPSLDKGKYPTLDKIKGFYNDKISAFQKKPNDHLVVYPRSFSSESKEKLEDHFNTYLGGITGNLKVLSYNGPKSPLTNKIREDKYHKHEISLYDSVRDIGGDVDKCQPDINKKIKLDVTNSNTFGFSFEKIVRKLVQQLKDDPAISELKGFFNEDLEKHLEEGKTGDHWFKFAGTSVWLEQYGVHFMISRMMYSPPGPKKRSVLSLLYGQVYDEDWNEIENIDLIMPSSDSLTNDKSFRSINFPSFLPIPFYHDANYLSKRFYGPEDARMLLVKNDNGIEEPLIVFNAYHRKGSDEIKIDEASSSIKFEYYRSMFVGWPFQFQLGKQNVDGSSNPKHANNEYTKITELRNIASPRLKVQKNWTPFVSNKARQVDGYDKNIYFVYRWQSLEIMKCQLTSITDVSQCTFEYKRVDDLPIDASVGDLRGGTELISINNIFPSLDSHFKSDTEVWVGFSRAHIKSCGCGSSMYRPNLAILYKDGNKFKISQLSEFFSLDVKVTGWSDPEKVCQSREPDALIPNGISSWDVNSHMSGLEQVHEDYITLILSAGDAVDHKIHIKNLLKAIIGQTSLLSSKEENGYNDDLVLCSLRYSKDFCAAYGKEQLKEN, from the coding sequence ATGAAATTTGGACCCAAAACGACAAGAAAGATATTATTGGTGTTAGTTCTTTTGTTCACGCTAACTGGTTTGCTATGGACTTCGAAAAAAGCAACAGTCAAATACCCATCTCTTGATAAGGGTAAATATCCAACTTTGGACAAGATCAAAGGGTTTTATAATGACAAGATTTCTGCATTTCAAAAGAAGCCTAATGATCATTTAGTAGTATATCCTCGTTCATTCTCTTCTGAGTCGAAAGAGAAGTTGGAAGATCACTTCAACACATACTTGGGAGGAATAACAggaaatttgaaagttcTCAGCTACAATGGACCAAAATCACCTTTGACGAATAAAATCAGAGAAGATAAATATCACAAGCATGAAATTTCGTTGTATGATTCAGTAAGAGACATCGGAGGAGATGTTGACAAATGTCAGCCTGATATcaataagaaaattaaactAGATGTCACTAATTCCAATACCTTTGgattttcatttgaaaaaatagTCAGAAAATTGGTTCAGCAGTTAAAGGATGACCCTGCTATTCTGGAATTGAAAGGTttcttcaatgaagatttggagAAGCATCTCGAAGAGGGAAAAACAGGAGATCATTGGTTTAAGTTTGCAGGAACCTCAGTATGGTTGGAGCAATATGGTGTACACTTCATGATCTCAAGAATGATGTATAGTCCTCCTGGGCCTAAAAAAAGAAGTGTTTTGAGTTTATTATATGGTCAAGTCTACGATGAAGATTGGAATGAAATCGAAAATATCGACTTGATCATGCCATCATCTGATTCCTTAACCAACGACAAGAGCTTCAGAAGCATTAATTTCCCAAGTTTCTTACCAATACCATTCTACCATGACGCCAACTATCTTCTGAAAAGGTTTTATGGTCCTGAAGATGCTAGGATGTTGCTAGTAAAGAATGACAATGGTATTGAAGAACCCTTGATTGTTTTCAACGCTTATCATCGCAAGGGTTCTGATGAAATTAAGATTGACGAAGCTTCATCAAGTATCAAATTTGAGTATTATAGATCGATGTTTGTTGGATGGccatttcaatttcagtTGGGAAAACAAAATGTTGATGGTTCACTGAATCCTAAGCATGCCAATAATGAATACACAAAAATTACCGAATTAAGGAATATAGCATCTCCTAGGTTAAAAGttcaaaaaaattggacTCCGTTTGTAAGTAATAAGGCTCGCCAAGTCGATGGGTATGACAAGAATATCTATTTTGTTTACAGATGGCAAAGCTTGGAAATTATGAAATGTCAATTAACAAGCATTACTGATGTTTCACAATGtacatttgaatataaacGAGTAGATGACTTACCAATTGATGCAAGTGTTGGCGATTTGCGAGGTGGAACTGAATTGAtaagtataaataatatattccCGTCACTAGATAGTCATTTTAAATCTGATACGGAAGTCTGGGTTGGATTCTCAAGAGCCCACATCAAGAGCTGTGGATGTGGAAGCAGCATGTATCGCCCAAATTTAGCAATCCTTTATAAGGATGGaaataaattcaagatttcGCAGTTGAGTGAATTTTTCTCTCTAGATGTTAAGGTCACCGGTTGGTCCGACCCTGAAAAAGTATGTCAGTCTAGAGAGCCAGACGCTTTGATACCGAATGGTATCTCATCGTGGGATGTCAATAGCCACATGTCTGGATTAGAGCAAGTACATGAAGATTACATTACTCTAATATTGTCAGCAGGGGACGCTGTTGATCACAAAATCCACATAAAAAATTTGCTCAAAGCAATTATTGGTCAAACATCGTTATTATCATCCAAGGAAGAGAATGGCTACAATGATGATCTTGTCCTTTGTTCACTTAGGtattcaaaagatttttGTGCTGCGTATGGAAAAGAACAATTGAAGGAGAACTAA
- a CDS encoding DEHA2A00836p (similar to uniprot|Q08913 Saccharomyces cerevisiae YOR390w or uniprot|Q08991 Saccharomyces cerevisiae YPL279c) — MSEETSVGPLEFRDGSFQEERRNVHRELESLEAESLSESLPEGFNVEKNYTTKRHLRDVYTKTSGIMPVFLSIVSGSIWGVLGRKGLMVLTTYNGSFLSGVIWANFAACVVMGMAVDSVNLWRELVDSRVYVNKGLIGVYVGVTTGFCGTLSSFSSVILEAFNKSADTLPGDEYYYPNSAYGIMEFLAVIIAHMCLSLTGFQIGKHLIDLIDPILPILSKRVYRTLEIVWISLGLAAFIIIVVLIGVKSDGSWRSWTFSCFFAPFGALSRFFLSKYLNPKVKNFPFGTFTANLWGSLLLAVFTLLGRGKLPGNTQSQIVTNVLNCHVLTGLDDGFCGALTTVSTFVVELFGLNTSHSYRYGFYSIASSYAVTILVLGTYNWAVGLTNPVC, encoded by the coding sequence ATGTCGGAAGAAACTTCTGTGGGCCCTTTAGAGTTTAGAGATGGCTCATTTCAAGAAGAGAGACGAAATGTACATAGGGAGTTAGAAAGTTTGGAAGCAGAATCGCTATCAGAATCGCTACCCGAAGGATTCAATGTTGAAAAGAACTATACCACCAAGCGACACCTACGAGATGTTTACACTAAGACAAGCGGAATAATGCCGGTATTTCTATCGATAGTCAGTGGATCAATTTGGGGAGTCCTTGGTAGAAAAGGATTAATGGTACTTACAACATATAACGGTTCGTTTCTCTCTGGTGTAATATGGGCCAACTTCGCTGCTTGTGTTGTTATGGGCATGGCAGTCGATAGTGTCAACTTATGGAGAGAGCTAGTTGATTCGAGGGTTTATGTCAACAAGGGTTTAATTGGTGTATATGTAGGTGTCACGACGGGATTTTGTGGAACTCTCTCTTCGTTTTCGTCAGTAATACTAGAAGCGTTCAATAAGTCGGCTGACACTTTACCAGGCgatgaatattattatccaaACTCAGCATATGGAATAATGGAATTTTTGGCGGTGATAATAGCTCATATGTGTTTATCATTGACGGGCTTTCAGATAGGTAAGCACCTcattgatttaattgacCCTATTTTGCCGATACTAAGTAAGAGAGTTTATAGGACTTTGGAAATCGTATGGATATCTCTTGGTTTGGCTGcattcattatcattgttGTGTTAATCGGTGTTAAATCAGATGGATCTTGGAGATCGTGGACGTTTTCGTGTTTTTTTGCTCCGTTTGGCGCGTTATCTCGCTTCTTCCTCTCAAAATACTTAAACCCTAAGGTTAAGAACTTTCCATTTGGTACTTTTACCGCCAATTTGTGGGGTTCTTTACTTCTAGCGGTATTTACTTTATTGGGAAGAGGAAAGCTACCTGGTAATACGCAATCTCAAATCGTGACCAATGTTCTAAACTGTCATGTTTTAACTGGTTTAGATGATGGCTTTTGTGGAGCACTAACAACTGTTAGTActtttgttgttgaattattcgGTTTGAATACCCTGCATTCGTATAGATACGGTTTTTATTCGATTGCAAGCAGTTATGCTGTGACAATCCTAGTTTTGGGTACCTATAATTGGGCTGTTGGGCTCACTAACCCTGTCTGCTAA
- a CDS encoding DEHA2A00814p (similar to uniprot|P38716 Saccharomyces cerevisiae YHR112c), with product MTGISTNAIHASDEVNPVRDVIPPINVSTTYKYADNPDDLVKWSDMPEESSIIGNIFYSRITHPNSERVEKALESIVGGPSVAYSSGLGAFFAALTYFNPSIVCIGKGYHGCHSIIDIFTRLKGLKVIGLDDDLDQLNAGDLICLETPVNPDGTVFDIEYFAQKAHKKGAFLLIDSTFAPPPLQDPFKWGADMVLHSATKYLGGHSDLLAGVLVTNDDKVKNQLVTDRLALGTNIANLESYLLLRSLRTFELRITRQAENTEKLVKHLVKNRDSYPKLKKIYHSSLQTEAFVKKQLPNGYSPVFCIELDNESSAKEFPSKLRYFHHATSLGGVESLIEWRVLSDSTVSPTLLRVSVGAENADDLIADFDEALRS from the coding sequence ATGACAGGAATTTCAACTAATGCAATCCACGCAAGCGATGAAGTAAATCCTGTGCGTGATGTTATACCACCAATTAACGTTTCAACAACGTACAAATACGCTGATAATCCAGACGATTTGGTGAAATGGTCGGACATGCCAGAAGAAAGTTCGATTATAGgaaatattttctattcTAGAATTACGCATCCCAATTCGGAGAGGGTGGAGAAAGCATTAGAGAGTATTGTTGGAGGGCCATCTGTGGCTTATTCGTCAGGGTTGGGGGCGTTTTTTGCTGCGTTGACGTATTTTAACCCAAGCATCGTTTGCATTGGAAAGGGGTATCATGGGTGTCACAGcataattgatatattcaCCCGTCTTAAGGGATTGAAGGTAATTGGATTGGATGACGATTTGGATCAATTGAATGCGGGAGACCTTATATGTTTAGAAACCCCTGTTAATCCTGATGGAACTGTGTTTGACATCGAGTATTTTGCTCAGAAGGCGCACAAAAAAGGGGCATTCTTGCTAATAGATTCGACGTTTGCACCTCCTCCATTGCAGGATCCATTCAAATGGGGTGCAGATATGGTTTTACATTCAGCAACAAAATATCTTGGTGGTCATAGTGATTTATTAGCAGGAGTTCTTGTaacaaatgatgataaggtTAAGAATCAGTTAGTCACGGATCGCCTTGCTTTGGGAACAAACATTGCTAATTTAGAAAGTTATTTACTATTAAGAAGTTTAAGAACCTTTGAACTAAGAATAACGAGACAGGCAGAGAATACTGAAAAGCTTGTGAAACATTTGGTAAAGAATCGTGATAGTTATCctaaattgaagaaaatttacCATTCTTCTTTGCAAACAGAGGCATTTGTTAAAAAGCAGTTACCGAACGGATATTCGCCGGTCTTTTGCATTGAACTAGACAATGAATCGAGTGCAAAAGAATTTCCTTCGAAATTGCGCTATTTTCATCATGCAACTTCATTAGGCGGGGTAGAAAGTTTGATAGAATGGAGAGTTCTCAGTGATTCCACTGTTAGTCCAACATTGTTAAGAGTTAGTGTTGGTGCGGAGAATGCAGATGACCTAATTGCAGATTTTGACGAAGCTTTGAGATCTTAA
- a CDS encoding DEHA2A00770p (similar to CA4338|IPF3616 Candida albicans): MMQGQYKIQLRNGVRIFSTFSNYDNHDVFCSGGERKWTRVIFLLHGFPDNNSSYNSVWTVILDSVPEDEKVLLLAPSMRGYEPSSQGEQCDYKMSDLAGDVSSWIKNISPDGIPVHLVGHDWGAIVAFKTASMYPEMITSMACLAIPYITNIRLWEFAWYFPDQIYHSSYMFTMQFGWLYKKRLSDTSSNSYLDGLWRCWSPTWNYTVDEIDSVKRTLQEPGVIDASTAYYRCIANPLNISNRRWNVDFKKVPTLLLGGERDGCMNEKLYRLEASKLANNPYVKVKTISNVGHFLHREDPTKVGELITDWFSEYP, from the coding sequence ATGATGCAAGGTCAATACAAGATTCAACTTCGCAACGGAGTAAGAATATTTTCTACCTTCAGCAATTATGATAACCACGATGTATTTTGTAGTGGTGGTGAGCGTAAATGGACTCGAGTTATATTCCTCCTCCATGGGTTTCCCGATAATAACAGTTCATATAATAGCGTTTGGACAGTGATATTAGATTCTGTCccagaagatgaaaaggTATTGTTGCTAGCGCCATCAATGAGAGGTTACGAACCGTCTAGTCAAGGTGAACAATGTGATTATAAGATGTCAGATCTTGCGGGCGATGTAAGCTCATggattaaaaatatttcaccaGATGGTATTCCAGTACACCTTGTTGGTCATGATTGGGGAGCGATAGTGGCTTTTAAGACCGCTAGTATGTACCCTGAGATGATAACATCAATGGCTTGTTTGGCCATTCCATATATCACCAATATTCGATTATGGGAGTTTGCATGGTATTTTCCAGACCAGATTTATCATTCCAGCTATATGTTCACCATGCAGTTTGGATGGCTCTATAAAAAGAGGCTTTCTGATACGAGTAGCAACAGTTATTTGGACGGATTATGGCGCTGCTGGTCTCCGACATGGAATTATACCGTAGATGAAATCGATAGTGTTAAGAGAACACTTCAAGAACCTGGAGTTATCGATGCATCAACTGCATACTACAGATGTATTGCTAACCCCCTAAACATTTCTAATAGGCGCTGGAACGTAGACTTTAAAAAAGTTCCAACGTTGTTGCTCGGCGGAGAGCGGGATGGGTGCATGAATGAAAAGTTGTATCGTTTAGAAGCCAGTAAGCTTGCAAATAATCCATATGTTAAGGTCAAGACAATTTCAAATGTCGGGCATTTCTTGCATCGTGAAGACCCTACAAAAGTTGGTGAATTGATAACTGACTGGTTCAGTGAATATCCTTAG